From a single Lolium rigidum isolate FL_2022 chromosome 7, APGP_CSIRO_Lrig_0.1, whole genome shotgun sequence genomic region:
- the LOC124678842 gene encoding uncharacterized protein LOC124678842: MSLSEKLEAARVALGKRKERELQAQLQQMGPTPTPSAKAKAELSTKPIAGGNKLLAGNLAHEFLTRGTVLGRRIEPAPAAPGRRIEPAWQPARPEPEPKRRYAEVSWLLMANGAHIPGVVNPTQLAHWLQIKD; this comes from the coding sequence ATGTCGCTGAGCGAGAAGCTGGAGGCGGCGCGCGTGGCGCTGGGCAAGCGCAAGGAGCGCGAGCTGCAGGCGCAGCTGCAGCAGATgggccccacccccaccccctcgGCTAAAGCTAAAGCCGAGCTGTCCACCAAGCCGATTGCAGGAGGCAACAAGCTCCTGGCCGGGAACCTGGCCCACGAGTTCCTCACCCGCGGCACCGTGCTGGGCCGCCGGATCGAGCCGGCCCCCGCGGCCCCGGGCCGACGGATCGAGCCGGCGTGGCAGCCCGCTCGGCCCGAGCCCGAGCCGAAGCGCAGGTACGCCGAGGTGTCCTGGCTACTCATGGCCAACGGGGCCCACATCCCCGGCGTCGTCAACCCCACCCAGCTCGCCCACTGGCTCCAGATTAAGGACTGA